A window of Tautonia plasticadhaerens contains these coding sequences:
- a CDS encoding ParB/RepB/Spo0J family partition protein — protein sequence MPWTLIRPFADQPRHYFDEVALLELARSIRQVGQLQPALVCPITDPSHQFELIDGQRRWHAVQIAEIDTLRVEVREVSGPEEQFLLSFVANCGRANNTPMEYAHGCGRLRENGATLQEIADTIGRSVAFVQQHLVFLDLHPDLQARLEPKVGKAEQMTKQMALLLAQFSHEEQITLFKRARGQTAAKAKLTIVQAMQAQTRRTRQTHDEPGPSSTGRKPTAQGMAGLGRSSRPSEILGVIRTAVGGLLTSIELWQARGDLDRLGEAARDAPSTATELLKETRALQKKLDAIVAEAERAFR from the coding sequence GTGCCCTGGACGCTGATCCGCCCCTTCGCCGACCAGCCTCGGCACTATTTCGACGAAGTGGCGCTCCTTGAGCTCGCGCGGAGCATCCGCCAGGTCGGGCAGCTCCAGCCCGCGCTCGTCTGCCCGATCACAGACCCGTCCCACCAGTTCGAGTTGATCGACGGGCAGAGGCGCTGGCACGCCGTCCAGATCGCGGAGATCGATACCCTGAGGGTCGAGGTCCGCGAGGTGTCCGGCCCCGAGGAGCAGTTCCTGCTCTCGTTCGTGGCCAACTGCGGCCGCGCCAACAACACGCCGATGGAGTACGCACACGGCTGCGGCCGGCTGAGGGAGAACGGGGCGACGCTCCAGGAGATCGCCGACACGATCGGCCGCTCGGTCGCCTTCGTGCAGCAGCATCTCGTCTTCCTCGACCTCCACCCCGACCTGCAGGCCAGGCTCGAGCCCAAGGTCGGCAAGGCCGAACAGATGACCAAGCAGATGGCGCTCCTCCTCGCCCAGTTCTCCCACGAGGAGCAGATCACGCTCTTCAAACGTGCGCGGGGGCAGACGGCGGCCAAGGCCAAGCTGACCATCGTCCAGGCCATGCAGGCGCAGACGCGCAGGACCAGGCAAACTCACGACGAGCCGGGGCCCTCCTCGACCGGGCGGAAGCCCACCGCGCAGGGCATGGCGGGGCTCGGCCGGTCCAGCAGGCCTTCCGAGATCCTCGGCGTCATCCGGACGGCGGTGGGAGGCCTCCTGACGTCGATCGAGCTCTGGCAGGCCCGGGGCGATCTCGATCGCCTGGGGGAAGCTGCCAGAGATGCGCCCTCTACGGCCACCGAGCTCTTGAAGGAGACGAGGGCGCTGCAGAAGAAGCTCGATGCAATCGTGGCGGAAGCAGAACGCGCCTTTCGTTGA
- a CDS encoding DUF4385 domain-containing protein: MDKPSYLNFDKSKYHWRPDVDYRAHPEAYRVGKGEQGVLICEPYKGELVPHWRFKTPEIARASSEAIYEMFLAYLGQGDFVGADMARKFLQMGFTRARRYANYKGGRKYDPGDKHQLEQGTGDPVKAECARIFYEAWRRAEAKPAYAKQKAAWKQDRG; encoded by the coding sequence ATGGACAAGCCGAGCTACCTGAACTTCGACAAGTCCAAATACCACTGGCGGCCCGACGTGGACTACCGGGCCCATCCCGAGGCCTACCGGGTCGGCAAGGGCGAGCAGGGCGTCCTGATCTGCGAGCCGTACAAGGGCGAGCTCGTGCCCCACTGGCGGTTCAAGACGCCCGAGATCGCCCGCGCCAGCAGCGAGGCCATCTACGAGATGTTCCTCGCGTATCTCGGGCAGGGCGACTTCGTCGGCGCCGACATGGCCAGGAAGTTCCTCCAGATGGGGTTCACCCGCGCCAGGCGCTACGCCAACTACAAGGGCGGGCGGAAGTACGACCCCGGGGACAAGCATCAGCTCGAGCAGGGGACGGGCGACCCGGTGAAGGCCGAGTGTGCCCGCATCTTCTACGAGGCGTGGCGGAGGGCTGAGGCAAAACCGGCTTACGCGAAACAGAAGGCGGCCTGGAAGCAGGACCGCGGATGA
- a CDS encoding ParA family protein encodes MRFRETQVIVFANQKGGCGKTSSTISTAAAFASLGYSACVIDTDPQCNSTDNLGIDPDETLRQGKYTLADAYLSKVPCSRIAVAPEGRFDGMISVVPGHRALSSVSARLENEVLTLLTDENSSDLDGEDLRREHRMRLKRSIDSLRGHYDVVLIDTPPNLDFLMTSALIAADWYIVPAFPSGYDLKGLEVLTRTIDKVRKQYNPKLNLAGVLLGNYDRTTSLDRQVHDLLKQRFTPALVFATTIARSVRYREATMSRITIFEHPEGKEQAAQYAGLVKEMVNRGAKGAFGATLNPLPDVKTVESVIGEDQAAQEVVNG; translated from the coding sequence ATGAGATTCCGGGAAACCCAGGTCATCGTCTTCGCGAATCAGAAGGGAGGGTGCGGCAAGACCTCGAGCACCATCTCGACGGCCGCCGCCTTTGCCTCGCTCGGCTACTCGGCATGCGTGATCGACACCGACCCGCAGTGCAACTCGACCGACAATTTGGGGATCGACCCCGACGAGACGCTCAGACAGGGGAAGTACACGCTGGCCGACGCGTACCTCTCGAAGGTGCCGTGCTCGCGCATCGCCGTCGCGCCCGAGGGACGCTTCGACGGGATGATCTCGGTGGTCCCGGGGCACCGGGCGCTCTCCTCGGTCTCGGCACGCCTCGAGAACGAGGTCCTGACGCTCCTGACCGACGAGAACTCGAGCGACCTGGACGGCGAGGATCTTCGCCGCGAGCACCGCATGCGACTCAAACGCTCGATCGACAGCTTGCGCGGCCACTACGACGTGGTGCTGATCGACACGCCCCCGAACCTCGACTTCCTGATGACCTCGGCCCTCATCGCCGCCGACTGGTACATCGTGCCCGCGTTCCCGAGCGGCTACGATTTGAAGGGACTCGAGGTGCTCACGCGTACGATCGACAAGGTCAGGAAGCAGTACAACCCGAAGCTCAATCTTGCTGGGGTGCTGCTCGGCAACTACGACCGGACGACCTCGCTCGACCGCCAGGTGCACGACCTCCTGAAGCAACGCTTCACGCCGGCGCTGGTCTTCGCGACCACGATCGCCCGGAGTGTGCGGTATCGTGAGGCCACGATGAGCCGCATCACCATCTTCGAGCACCCGGAGGGCAAGGAACAGGCCGCCCAGTACGCCGGGCTCGTCAAGGAGATGGTCAACCGAGGCGCCAAGGGTGCGTTCGGCGCGACCCTCAATCCGCTCCCCGACGTCAAGACCGTCGAATCCGTGATCGGCGAGGACCAGGCTGCTCAGGAGGTGGTCAATGGCTAA